A section of the Streptomyces sp. NBC_00178 genome encodes:
- a CDS encoding dihydroorotase codes for MEPLNTTSSRTSPTSRPASATDAGLVVEGGRLVTPEGVREGTVVVRDGRVAALLAPGEPLPPGPRLDAAGRYVLPGLIDSHVHFRTPGLEHKETWENGSRAALAGGVTTVMDMPNTRPPSLDTAALRAKAALIAGRSFVDHRFHMGADPDHPEVLASLDPAVATSAKAFMAGHHTAPVVFREAHQLEAAFAAAARGGVRLVLHAEDQHVFDLLDSRGGDPHSYDAYEPHRPRSGAIVAVAKVVHLARTYGTKVHVLHVSSAEETDMLAAAAGEGLPISFEVTGHHLSFTDHDTARRGPRTRLSPAIRAPRDRERLWQAVLSGEAATVGSDHAPHTVEEKNRPPAEAPPGLPGVQELAVSVWTGMLARGIGADAAAAHLARLMGTGPADLFGLAGKGRLAVGADADLALLDPDARWQLSAKHVQSLCGWSAYEGWMFTGRFTTVVTGGRVAWDLERGTVGEPLGRWLPGPERPRPESAPTTVAERELEGASR; via the coding sequence GTGGAACCGTTGAACACAACCTCGTCCCGCACGTCCCCGACCTCCCGTCCCGCCTCCGCCACGGACGCCGGCCTGGTGGTGGAAGGAGGCCGGCTCGTCACCCCCGAGGGGGTCCGCGAGGGTACCGTCGTCGTCCGCGACGGCCGCGTCGCCGCCCTCCTCGCCCCCGGCGAACCGCTGCCCCCGGGACCGCGCCTGGACGCCGCCGGCCGGTACGTCCTGCCGGGCCTCATCGACTCGCACGTGCACTTCCGCACTCCCGGCCTCGAGCACAAGGAGACATGGGAGAACGGCAGCCGGGCGGCGCTCGCGGGCGGGGTCACCACGGTGATGGACATGCCCAACACCCGCCCGCCGTCCCTCGACACGGCCGCCCTGCGCGCCAAGGCCGCCCTGATAGCGGGTCGCTCCTTCGTGGACCACCGCTTCCACATGGGGGCCGACCCGGACCACCCGGAGGTCCTCGCCTCCCTGGACCCGGCGGTGGCGACCTCGGCGAAGGCGTTCATGGCCGGGCACCACACCGCGCCCGTGGTCTTCCGCGAGGCACACCAGCTGGAGGCGGCCTTCGCGGCGGCGGCCCGCGGTGGCGTACGCCTCGTGCTGCACGCCGAGGACCAGCACGTCTTCGACCTGCTGGACTCCCGCGGCGGGGACCCCCACTCGTACGACGCCTACGAGCCGCACCGCCCGCGCTCCGGGGCGATCGTGGCCGTCGCCAAGGTCGTGCACCTGGCCCGCACGTACGGCACGAAGGTGCACGTGCTGCACGTGTCGTCGGCGGAGGAGACCGACATGCTGGCGGCCGCGGCGGGCGAGGGCCTGCCGATCTCCTTCGAAGTCACCGGCCACCACCTGTCGTTCACCGACCACGACACGGCCCGGCGCGGTCCGCGCACCCGGCTGTCCCCCGCGATCCGCGCCCCGCGCGACCGGGAACGCCTGTGGCAGGCGGTGCTCAGCGGAGAGGCGGCCACCGTCGGCAGCGACCACGCACCGCACACCGTCGAGGAGAAGAACCGTCCGCCGGCCGAGGCACCGCCCGGTCTGCCCGGCGTCCAGGAGCTCGCCGTGTCCGTGTGGACGGGCATGCTCGCCCGGGGCATCGGGGCCGACGCGGCGGCCGCGCACCTGGCCCGGCTGATGGGCACGGGGCCGGCCGACCTGTTCGGGCTGGCCGGAAAGGGCCGCCTGGCGGTCGGCGCGGACGCCGACCTCGCGCTCCTCGACCCGGACGCGCGCTGGCAGTTGTCCGCGAAACACGTGCAGTCCCTGTGCGGCTGGTCGGCCTACGAGGGCTGGATGTTCACCGGGCGGTTCACGACGGTGGTGACCGGCGGACGCGTCGCCTGGGACCTGGAGAGGGGGACGGTGGGCGAACCGCTCGGCCGCTGGCTGCCGGGACCGGAGCGGCCCCGGCCCGAATCCGCGCCCACGACGGTGGCCGAGCGTGAGCTGGAAGGGGCGTCCCGATGA
- a CDS encoding type VII secretion system-associated protein, with translation MTDPGADGPVPPAPPAEFVRAARLAPGHWLYLGDPAWQGEGTPPDWAVVGQWRSDSAGDIVEWQDNEGYRPSPGARGWPEPADEVDRAVQLAATGYGPAEGVTAALAGAEVAVLVTADGEPVSASAPDGTAVVPVYTSPRHLGATGLGYVMLPVAGLLARLPAGHSLFLNSSAPAGMVLAADGLAEALRKAAAVGQEEPGGFEEPGDRQGPGEAAGSGEPARSGDPAVAPPS, from the coding sequence ATGACTGACCCCGGCGCCGACGGACCCGTCCCGCCCGCACCGCCCGCGGAATTCGTCCGGGCCGCCCGGCTCGCCCCAGGCCACTGGCTCTACCTCGGTGATCCCGCGTGGCAGGGGGAGGGGACACCGCCGGACTGGGCCGTGGTGGGGCAGTGGCGCTCCGACTCCGCGGGGGACATCGTCGAGTGGCAGGACAACGAGGGCTACCGGCCGTCGCCCGGAGCGAGGGGATGGCCCGAGCCCGCCGACGAGGTGGACCGCGCCGTCCAGCTCGCCGCCACCGGTTACGGACCCGCGGAGGGGGTCACCGCAGCGCTGGCCGGCGCCGAGGTCGCGGTCCTGGTCACCGCGGACGGCGAGCCGGTGAGCGCGTCCGCCCCCGACGGCACCGCGGTCGTCCCGGTCTACACCTCCCCGCGCCATCTCGGGGCCACCGGGCTGGGATACGTGATGCTGCCGGTGGCCGGGCTGCTCGCACGCCTGCCCGCCGGCCACAGCCTGTTCCTCAACAGCTCCGCCCCCGCCGGCATGGTGCTGGCCGCGGACGGGCTCGCGGAGGCCCTGCGGAAGGCGGCGGCAGTAGGCCAGGAGGAGCCCGGAGGCTTTGAGGAGCCGGGAGACCGTCAGGGGCCGGGAGAGGCGGCGGGGTCCGGGGAACCGGCGAGGTCCGGGGACCCGGCGGTGGCGCCGCCGTCCTGA
- the asnB gene encoding asparagine synthase (glutamine-hydrolyzing), producing MCRIHGSFHARTTAQEMRDVAALQHHGGPDAQSFAQHSGWALGNNRLSIMDPEGGAQPYRLGDITVVFNGELYNHDRLRTELIRQGFHFEDRCDGSILPALYLTYGERFAEQLDGMFSVAVMDLRSAPRLVIATDASGMKPLYYHWEERSGRFHFASELPALLGFTDVRPYEDELGLHTYLSAKTPFGQRTMFQGIDVLPPAATAVVTREEGLHLTTRRMGYESAPPVREERSLAQAGGELRDLLAREVSRLLIADAPVAAITSGGLDSSLVTALAARTLRDRGASGALHTFNIAYTGDWPGDERVFADEVSRHTGTVHHQVEIDPATFPDLMADVVRHLGQPNADPITLSTFSLFRAVRDAGFKVALTGDAADELFGGYARMTQAVAAPEGSDWAGAYLDHLAAVPRSLRDHLYTGDYAARVRSHGTAMPPGLTETLAHGAGSRLQRISRIEQRYRLPAYHLRRVDHLSMASSVEARLPFCQPSIVRYAATLPDHHRTIPGTGVKRALYRAADGLLPDSVLNRPKQPFTLPITAMLAPGQRLWAMARDVLSPQALRADGRLRYEAVDALFAEQAVKPSDQVSLALWALMSHQMWRTEFFGAAAGASLRTPEPAGAAV from the coding sequence ATGTGCCGCATCCACGGATCCTTCCACGCCCGCACCACCGCCCAGGAAATGCGCGACGTCGCCGCCCTCCAGCACCACGGCGGGCCCGACGCCCAGTCCTTCGCCCAGCACTCCGGCTGGGCGCTCGGCAACAACCGGCTGTCGATCATGGACCCCGAGGGCGGCGCCCAGCCGTACCGCCTCGGTGACATCACCGTCGTCTTCAACGGCGAGCTCTACAACCACGACCGGCTGCGCACCGAACTCATCCGGCAGGGCTTCCACTTCGAGGACCGCTGCGACGGCTCGATCCTGCCGGCGCTGTACCTCACCTACGGCGAGCGGTTCGCCGAGCAGCTGGACGGCATGTTCTCCGTGGCCGTCATGGACCTGCGCTCCGCGCCGCGTCTGGTGATCGCCACCGACGCCTCCGGCATGAAGCCCCTGTACTACCACTGGGAGGAGCGCAGCGGCCGGTTCCACTTCGCCTCGGAGCTCCCCGCGCTGCTCGGCTTCACCGACGTACGCCCCTACGAGGACGAACTGGGCCTGCACACCTACCTGTCGGCGAAGACGCCCTTCGGCCAGCGCACCATGTTCCAGGGCATCGACGTGCTGCCGCCGGCCGCCACCGCGGTCGTCACCCGCGAGGAGGGACTGCACCTCACCACCCGGCGGATGGGGTACGAGAGCGCGCCGCCCGTCCGCGAGGAGCGCAGCCTCGCCCAGGCGGGCGGGGAGCTGCGGGACCTGCTGGCCCGCGAGGTGTCCAGGCTGCTGATCGCGGACGCCCCGGTCGCGGCCATCACCTCCGGTGGCCTCGACTCCAGCCTGGTCACGGCACTCGCCGCCCGGACCCTGCGGGACCGCGGCGCGTCCGGCGCCCTGCACACCTTCAACATCGCCTACACGGGCGACTGGCCGGGCGACGAGCGTGTCTTCGCCGACGAGGTGTCACGGCACACCGGCACCGTCCACCACCAGGTGGAGATCGACCCGGCGACCTTCCCCGACCTGATGGCGGACGTCGTACGCCACCTGGGCCAGCCCAACGCCGACCCGATCACGCTGAGCACCTTCTCCCTCTTCCGGGCGGTCCGCGACGCCGGGTTCAAGGTCGCCCTCACCGGCGACGCGGCCGACGAACTCTTCGGCGGCTACGCGCGCATGACGCAGGCCGTCGCCGCGCCCGAGGGCTCGGACTGGGCCGGCGCCTATCTCGACCATCTCGCCGCCGTGCCGCGTTCCCTGCGCGATCACCTGTACACCGGGGACTACGCCGCCCGGGTCCGCTCCCACGGGACGGCCATGCCGCCCGGTCTCACCGAGACGCTCGCGCACGGCGCGGGCAGCCGTCTCCAGCGCATCTCCCGCATCGAGCAGCGCTACCGGCTGCCCGCCTACCACCTGCGCCGCGTCGACCACCTGTCGATGGCCAGCTCCGTGGAGGCCAGGCTGCCGTTCTGCCAGCCGAGCATCGTGCGCTACGCGGCGACGCTGCCCGACCACCACCGCACCATCCCCGGCACCGGCGTCAAGCGCGCCCTCTACCGGGCCGCGGACGGCCTGCTGCCCGACAGCGTCCTGAACCGCCCCAAGCAGCCGTTCACCCTGCCCATCACGGCGATGCTCGCCCCCGGGCAGCGGCTGTGGGCGATGGCCCGCGACGTCCTCTCCCCGCAGGCGCTGCGTGCCGACGGGCGGCTGCGGTACGAGGCGGTGGACGCCCTGTTCGCCGAGCAGGCGGTCAAGCCGTCCGACCAGGTGTCGCTGGCCCTGTGGGCGCTGATGTCGCACCAGATGTGGCGTACCGAGTTCTTCGGCGCGGCCGCCGGGGCCTCGCTGCGCACTCCCGAGCCCGCGGGGGCGGCCGTATGA
- a CDS encoding PrpF domain-containing protein, translating to MNVSLAKAHGAPCPTVVLDGRVFPESEPELLDALAGLRADLSGQGAGDVLKNAIVRPSRHPLFDLDYRFVQSLPQSHDSFDLRGSCGHSILAAVEAAARTGMIQPLVPGCRVRVNVLNNGDNVVCETEETSDGGTRFTAHFLCSPPLRLPELLMTGEPVTHVPFEGRSVPVSLVSMGNPYAFVDASHLGVGGPDALFADDPRLFGAMTRLRVAVCESQGWDTFGAFPKIAALLPQDGGGLFVRAVSVPSWHPTVALTGAICLGAAAGIVGSVPWSLAGTAAQDPDALLPVRTPGGCVRVAAHSTLGPDGERKLAWVSVAEKQVDYRGLLPRSRSVTPRAGSAAGVRTPVLATSDHSSEETPWVPLTA from the coding sequence ATGAACGTCTCCCTCGCCAAGGCGCACGGCGCACCCTGCCCCACCGTCGTCCTGGACGGCCGGGTGTTCCCCGAGTCGGAGCCGGAGCTCCTGGACGCACTGGCCGGCCTGCGGGCGGACCTGAGCGGTCAGGGCGCGGGCGACGTGCTGAAGAACGCGATCGTACGGCCGTCCCGGCACCCGCTGTTCGACCTCGACTACCGGTTCGTGCAGTCGCTGCCCCAGAGCCACGACAGTTTCGACCTCCGGGGCTCGTGCGGTCACTCGATCCTGGCCGCCGTCGAGGCGGCCGCCCGTACCGGCATGATCCAGCCGCTGGTGCCCGGCTGCCGGGTCCGGGTCAACGTCCTGAACAACGGCGACAACGTCGTGTGCGAGACGGAGGAGACCTCCGACGGCGGCACCCGGTTCACCGCCCACTTCCTGTGCTCCCCGCCCCTGAGGCTGCCCGAACTGCTGATGACGGGCGAACCGGTCACCCACGTCCCCTTCGAGGGCCGTTCCGTGCCCGTCTCGCTGGTGTCGATGGGCAACCCGTACGCCTTCGTCGACGCCTCCCACCTCGGGGTGGGCGGCCCTGACGCGCTCTTCGCGGACGACCCGAGGCTGTTCGGCGCCATGACGAGACTCCGCGTCGCGGTGTGCGAGTCGCAGGGCTGGGACACCTTCGGGGCCTTCCCGAAGATCGCCGCACTGTTGCCGCAGGACGGCGGCGGACTGTTCGTGCGGGCCGTGTCCGTCCCCTCGTGGCACCCCACGGTCGCCCTGACCGGGGCGATCTGCCTGGGCGCGGCGGCCGGGATCGTGGGCTCGGTGCCCTGGTCGCTGGCCGGGACGGCGGCGCAGGACCCCGATGCCCTCCTGCCGGTGCGCACCCCCGGCGGGTGCGTGCGGGTCGCCGCCCACTCGACGCTCGGCCCCGACGGCGAACGCAAGCTCGCCTGGGTGTCGGTCGCCGAGAAGCAGGTCGACTACCGGGGGCTGCTGCCGCGTTCCCGGTCCGTGACCCCGCGGGCCGGCTCCGCGGCCGGCGTCCGTACCCCTGTACTCGCCACGTCCGACCACTCATCCGAGGAGACACCGTGGGTTCCGCTGACAGCCTGA
- a CDS encoding cupin domain-containing protein, which produces MSHAMFRAYADAVKAEIGVATTTRFIALAETTDGRFGLFHHSMLPGAGGADPHYHSQISESFYVLSGEVRLHDGTGWRTARAGDFLHVPENAVHGFRNESDSLAEMLIIFTPAEHREGYFQGLADLLADGKRPSREAMVALMEKYDQYEVEAPDTDHDHPHPHADGAGHHHGPGGTPAHVHA; this is translated from the coding sequence ATGAGTCACGCGATGTTCCGGGCGTACGCCGACGCGGTGAAGGCCGAGATCGGGGTGGCCACGACCACGCGTTTCATCGCCCTGGCCGAGACCACCGACGGCCGCTTCGGACTCTTCCACCACTCGATGCTCCCGGGTGCCGGCGGGGCCGACCCGCACTACCACTCCCAGATCTCCGAGTCCTTCTACGTGCTGTCGGGCGAAGTGCGCCTGCACGACGGGACCGGGTGGCGCACGGCCAGGGCGGGCGACTTCCTGCATGTACCGGAGAACGCGGTGCACGGCTTCCGCAACGAGAGCGACTCCCTGGCCGAGATGCTGATCATCTTCACGCCGGCGGAGCACCGGGAGGGCTACTTCCAGGGGCTGGCGGATCTGCTCGCCGACGGGAAGCGCCCGTCCCGCGAGGCGATGGTCGCCCTGATGGAGAAGTACGACCAGTACGAGGTCGAGGCCCCCGACACGGACCACGACCACCCGCACCCCCATGCGGACGGGGCCGGCCACCACCACGGTCCCGGCGGCACCCCCGCGCACGTCCACGCCTGA
- a CDS encoding cupin domain-containing protein produces the protein MHASTSATLAATPLGDGRIITSAEFDFTPLPGGRSTLATPVSPAAGSTHITLHVVRIAAGESFSPARSTEEENTAVVFSGLGTATVGSRTHPVARGHAVYAPTGQSLTLTADGEGPATGEEGLDAAAPGLSAGEGGLTAYIWRTPLAAGRRPGTDPEPFSTLWDETTQLRGFGGTGQIAPDAKRATMNFVFWPGNGSSQLCLHCGIQQPGETFSVHLHPDSDESMIDFEGVGQMYLADRWVDVSPGDVLYAAPGVLHGTRNPHTGPEARRFVTCGGPSPYDPALYSAAGLSSDVR, from the coding sequence ATGCACGCATCCACCTCGGCAACCCTCGCGGCGACCCCCCTCGGGGACGGCCGCATCATCACCTCCGCCGAATTCGACTTCACGCCCCTGCCCGGCGGACGGTCCACGCTCGCGACCCCGGTGAGTCCCGCCGCCGGCTCCACCCACATCACCCTGCACGTCGTGCGCATCGCGGCGGGCGAGTCCTTCAGCCCCGCCAGGAGCACGGAGGAGGAGAACACGGCGGTCGTGTTCTCCGGTCTGGGCACCGCGACGGTCGGCTCGCGCACCCACCCGGTGGCCCGGGGCCACGCGGTGTACGCCCCCACCGGGCAGTCCCTGACCCTGACCGCGGACGGGGAGGGGCCGGCCACCGGTGAGGAAGGCCTCGACGCCGCCGCGCCCGGCCTGTCGGCCGGCGAAGGAGGCCTGACCGCCTACATCTGGCGCACGCCCCTGGCGGCCGGCCGCCGCCCCGGCACGGATCCCGAGCCCTTCTCCACCCTCTGGGACGAGACCACCCAGCTGCGCGGCTTCGGCGGCACCGGCCAGATAGCCCCCGACGCCAAGCGCGCCACCATGAACTTCGTCTTCTGGCCCGGCAACGGAAGCAGTCAGCTCTGCCTGCACTGCGGCATCCAGCAGCCGGGTGAGACCTTCAGCGTCCACCTGCATCCCGACAGCGACGAGTCGATGATCGACTTCGAGGGCGTCGGCCAGATGTATCTCGCCGACCGCTGGGTCGACGTGTCCCCCGGAGACGTCCTGTACGCCGCACCCGGCGTCCTGCACGGCACCCGCAACCCGCACACCGGCCCCGAGGCCCGGCGCTTCGTGACCTGCGGCGGCCCCAGCCCGTACGACCCGGCGCTCTACTCCGCCGCCGGCCTCTCCTCCGACGTCAGGTGA
- a CDS encoding flavin reductase family protein: MSVTTLRTESGAPSGWEHEAAASVLSRDVPADEFRAAMASLAAPVTVVTCYDDTGSPRGLTASAVSSLSLDPPLLLVCLDRGSRTHDVLTGAGAFTVHLLGPEDQALAKKFAGPTGERFDGVPLAAGPASRHAPQLADSALRLTCARHDLIEAGDHTILVGRVAVADCQGRPAGGLVWHHRGFAHARPAEAR, from the coding sequence ATGAGTGTCACGACCCTGCGCACGGAATCCGGGGCACCGTCCGGATGGGAGCACGAGGCGGCCGCTTCGGTCCTGTCCCGCGACGTACCCGCCGACGAGTTCCGTGCGGCCATGGCCTCGCTCGCCGCCCCCGTCACCGTCGTGACGTGCTACGACGACACGGGCAGCCCGCGGGGACTGACGGCCAGTGCGGTGTCCTCGCTGTCCCTGGACCCGCCCCTGCTGCTGGTCTGCCTGGACCGGGGCTCGCGCACCCACGACGTGCTGACCGGCGCGGGCGCCTTCACCGTCCATCTGCTCGGGCCCGAGGACCAGGCCCTGGCGAAGAAGTTCGCGGGCCCCACCGGGGAGCGCTTCGACGGCGTGCCGCTCGCCGCCGGACCTGCCTCCCGCCACGCACCGCAACTCGCCGACAGTGCGCTGCGGCTGACCTGCGCGCGGCACGACCTGATCGAGGCCGGCGACCACACGATCCTGGTCGGCCGGGTCGCGGTCGCCGACTGCCAGGGCCGCCCGGCCGGCGGCCTGGTCTGGCACCACAGGGGCTTCGCCCACGCACGGCCGGCGGAGGCACGCTGA
- a CDS encoding acyl-CoA dehydrogenase family protein: protein MGSADSLTAVRGSTAPPVLPGTYADPFVEAGTGRARRADAFRTAPLVPSPEVLSRLSRCAEAADRSGQPDREAVAVLRESGLLALVVPASHGGAGADAVALNSCVEQVASVNASAAIMLFQHCAVTSRIVENGTPAQHREVLPRLADGRWLAASAWSESGAGAAKKNLSTRAHRTTGGDWLLDGAKSFTTSAGLADVYLVLAQSQESEPAPASGAQDTGYGAAGQTFFLIPGDHPGLLPDTSMRLAGMRGSATGFVSVRECRVPDTARLGATGVAASIIARVRDSGATLGAVAVGIAQAALDTAHEHAARRGLYAHQAVRHRLVDLTTQVETARAVVERAGRRTSADPGLTTLHSKLAASATAERVVADVAQFLGSAGYVETHPINRFGRDARAVALMGPTNDLCKELVSLPWNR from the coding sequence GTGGGTTCCGCTGACAGCCTGACCGCCGTGCGCGGGAGCACCGCGCCGCCCGTGCTCCCCGGCACCTATGCCGACCCGTTCGTGGAGGCCGGCACCGGACGGGCCCGCCGGGCCGATGCCTTCCGCACCGCCCCGCTCGTCCCGTCGCCCGAGGTGCTGAGCCGTCTCTCGCGGTGCGCCGAGGCGGCCGACCGCAGCGGGCAGCCCGACCGGGAGGCCGTGGCCGTGCTGCGCGAGAGCGGCCTGCTCGCCCTCGTCGTCCCCGCGTCCCACGGTGGTGCCGGCGCGGACGCGGTGGCGCTCAACTCCTGTGTCGAGCAGGTCGCCTCGGTGAACGCCTCCGCCGCGATCATGCTCTTCCAGCACTGCGCCGTGACCAGCCGGATCGTCGAGAACGGCACCCCAGCCCAGCACCGCGAGGTCCTGCCCCGGCTGGCCGACGGCCGGTGGCTGGCGGCGTCCGCCTGGTCGGAGAGCGGGGCCGGGGCCGCCAAGAAGAACCTCTCGACCCGGGCCCACCGCACCACCGGCGGCGACTGGCTCCTCGACGGCGCCAAGTCCTTCACCACGAGCGCGGGGCTGGCCGACGTCTATCTGGTCCTGGCGCAGTCGCAGGAGTCGGAACCCGCACCGGCCTCCGGCGCCCAGGACACCGGGTACGGAGCCGCGGGGCAGACGTTCTTCCTGATCCCGGGCGACCACCCCGGCCTGCTGCCCGACACCTCCATGCGGCTGGCCGGGATGCGCGGCTCCGCCACCGGGTTCGTGTCGGTGCGGGAGTGCCGCGTCCCCGACACCGCCCGGCTGGGTGCGACGGGCGTCGCCGCGTCCATCATCGCCCGGGTCCGGGACAGCGGGGCCACGCTCGGCGCGGTCGCCGTGGGGATCGCCCAGGCGGCTCTCGACACGGCACACGAACACGCGGCACGACGGGGGCTCTACGCCCACCAGGCGGTGCGCCACCGGCTGGTGGACCTGACGACGCAGGTCGAGACCGCCCGCGCGGTGGTGGAACGCGCCGGCCGCCGCACCTCGGCCGACCCCGGCCTGACCACCCTGCACTCGAAGCTGGCGGCCTCCGCGACGGCCGAGCGGGTCGTGGCGGACGTGGCGCAGTTCCTCGGCTCGGCGGGTTACGTCGAGACGCATCCGATCAACCGGTTCGGGCGCGACGCCCGTGCCGTCGCCCTGATGGGACCGACCAACGACCTCTGCAAGGAACTGGTGAGTCTGCCGTGGAACCGTTGA
- a CDS encoding DMT family transporter, translated as MNLTNWGRFGLLAALWGCSFAFIKMSLEAFAPLQLASGRLIVGTLVVLAILALKRLSLPSRTLWGHIAVASVFGNVIPFTLFAIGEQHTTATTAGVIQGATPLITMGVAALALSEERPTTRKVAGLIGGFIGLVVVVGPWNTDGFGTIGGQLACVGAAASYAVSFVYVRRFIGPHKLPALSVTAAQLGSAAVITVVVTTFMTGWTLHGDLTAKPLLALLVLGAASTGLAFALLNRLIADAGPTTASGVNYLVPVFSVVVGVLALGEPLTWNVPVGGIVVIAALALAEGRISALSRRTEAAPPAAAAPVPVPEKAAS; from the coding sequence ATGAACCTGACCAACTGGGGCCGCTTCGGTCTCCTGGCCGCCCTGTGGGGCTGCAGCTTCGCCTTCATCAAGATGTCGCTGGAGGCGTTCGCCCCGCTCCAGCTCGCATCGGGCCGTCTGATCGTCGGCACGCTCGTCGTCCTCGCGATCCTGGCCCTGAAGCGGCTGAGCCTGCCCTCCCGCACGCTCTGGGGGCACATCGCCGTCGCCTCCGTCTTCGGCAACGTCATCCCCTTCACCCTCTTCGCCATCGGTGAGCAGCACACCACCGCGACCACCGCCGGGGTCATCCAGGGCGCGACCCCGCTCATCACGATGGGCGTCGCCGCGCTCGCGCTCTCCGAGGAGCGGCCGACGACCCGCAAGGTGGCCGGCCTGATCGGCGGGTTCATCGGGCTGGTCGTGGTCGTCGGACCGTGGAACACCGACGGGTTCGGCACCATCGGCGGACAGCTGGCCTGTGTCGGCGCGGCGGCCAGCTACGCCGTCAGCTTCGTGTACGTACGCCGCTTCATCGGCCCCCACAAGCTGCCGGCCCTCTCGGTGACCGCCGCCCAGCTCGGCTCCGCCGCCGTCATCACCGTCGTGGTCACCACCTTCATGACCGGCTGGACGCTGCACGGCGACCTCACCGCCAAGCCGCTGCTCGCCCTGCTGGTCCTCGGGGCGGCCTCCACGGGTCTCGCGTTCGCGCTGCTCAACCGGCTGATCGCGGACGCCGGTCCGACGACGGCGTCCGGTGTGAACTACCTCGTGCCGGTGTTCTCCGTGGTCGTCGGCGTGCTGGCCCTCGGTGAGCCGCTGACGTGGAACGTGCCGGTGGGCGGCATCGTCGTCATCGCGGCGCTCGCCCTGGCGGAGGGCCGCATCTCCGCCCTGTCCAGGCGGACGGAGGCCGCCCCTCCCGCGGCGGCGGCGCCCGTCCCCGTACCGGAGAAGGCCGCCTCGTAG